Part of the Lolium rigidum isolate FL_2022 chromosome 6, APGP_CSIRO_Lrig_0.1, whole genome shotgun sequence genome, TTAAAATTTAATAACAACCATAGAATCCTAAATCCTGAATTAAAACTCTAAGTACTATTTATCTCAATTATTAAAACTTTTAAAATGATAAAATTTTAAGTCCATTATTAATTTttgtttcaaagttattaatcacTTCAACTCTACTACCAATTATTATTTGAAGAATTTTATCACAATTTAAAAAACTAGTTCTAATATGAGTAAgaaccttgatctcattatttcatgtgataatCCAAAATTGTtttcaattctaaaaccctaggggtttatcacatgtgatcatatgaACCTTACTTGAGTCATAAATCTATACTAATTAAATAAAAACATATTCATGTTTCATTTAGTTATTATCCACTCTCAAATGCAAATGAAATTATCATTTCATGCTTTCATTCTTGACTAATACCTAGTATGAACAACTAGTATCACCTAAGTGTACAACCTAACTTGTTACTTCCATGTTAACACCATTGATCATCATTCCTTAGCATAACCCCACCATGATCAACTAAAGCAATAACCATGTGTAATGTTTTACCTTATATGCTAATGCTTAATCAATTTATACAAGTCTTCATGCTTATGAATTCAACTAAACTCTACTTGGAATTAAGGAACCACCTAGTTTAGGAACCCATTATTAATTACTTGATGAAACAAATGAGAAgatatagtaaaccctaataattaactcatagcaacaccttcatAACCATCCTTTAATATGATACCCTATGGTCAACCACAGTAGTAACCATGCATAGTAATTTAATTTGTTGTCCATGTTTAGCTAAAACATGCCAATACTTGTTGCATATGGACTCATCCTACTTAGTAACCAACTAGTCCCTAATTAGTGgattaaatgaatccaatagtaaacactAGAAGCACGTAGCTCCTATTTGTAGTaattcttgttctttattaaacatgttcttcaaaagttattcttttgaagtaaatatcaaTCGACTCATACAAGCAAATAGTTCTTActcgaaatacttattatttcttatgtaacatgttcttcaaaagttattcttttaaagcatATAAgaattaatcatcaaccatgcactgcaagacttaaaactgacaactgctctttatatGTTATGCAACCATTATTcatttgtgtgtatgattgtatgatgcattatatcacttgtttatgatattaatataaccaaaccctaataagaaccgtgTTTGagaaaccactctaaaagtgcaacacaccctaaagaatctTTATAACtcaccaatcctaaatcatcggggttagtttACGCTTAGGACGATTGCAttacatactatgcattatagcatctttgccagttctttaaacattgttcttaccggatgatgatgtcatttcagaatttggagttatatcATATCTAAActcgactgcataatcttgcagtcaagaaaggcaagttcatcgcttggttatgtcatttgattatttttatcaaattatatgcaaagtactatacttatcactcccgcATTAAAAATCAAAACATTACTTTACAATTATAATATGACTGTGGTGGGCaatggttccattgcaagggttctactcatctaggactaatcaccaatgtcatctagtgattctagcgccgtacatatcgtgttaaccataagatctataatggctctggggaagtcagttatatctttttccttctgcatatcaacggacttgatagggtCGGGCTGGGTGTTGCGAGAACACTGCAGCGGTTGGGAAATCCTATAAATCCCCATCCTTAAGGATGAgtgcgctctaccgtctatgatggattgtccatatTACATCGTGCGTAAAGTCGTATGATCAGGAGAAGTCTATCGGGGAtgtgcggatggacaaaagggtgggtatgcaggatcgcggagaaggcagtgattggattGGTTCTTATAttgggccccacaccaaggaagtgtgggcgGGAAAGatcgcccggttggcaacaaggataagttctcttatgggaaatgtaacgcacctctgcaaagCGTATTGAATTGTGGTTGTCActtcctgttccgggaagggaactacgaacgcggcaggaaaggaaatccgtgaagttctggtcaatctgtgaagactggcgggcatagttttcagaataaaatcaaccttttcaagaaatgattacgaaaacttgcattcgcctatgactttctggtctatggttgtagctagtgcatgatacacatatttcctataatgaacttgctgagcacgctcgtactcatccctctttgaatcccctgcttagttatggaggcaccgaaggagaaactatcgTGGAACTCGAAGAGAAAGGAGTCAAATACAACAAGATGGAGAACCTAATCAATAGATGCAATGGAGTtagcttctgcatcagctatagtggaaacctagactagaaaTATAAGTGAGCAATTTCCCTAGTCTTAGCACCTTAGTAGTTAGAGTTCTATATCAAGCCTAGTAGCTCCAGATTTAGAGTTAACCATAAGTTAGGCTACCAGTTATTCTTTTAGAGTTTTatatgaagttttacctcactgtaaagtaggaggttgtgttgatcttctgtaaacagttcgtgtatacttctatagacatgtcttggactcgcatatgtttttgttgtaccactctggggatgtaatacgagtggaacggtgtttcacttgtgttatatgtcaacgacttgcgtactacaccatgcagtggtatattGTGTCACCGCAACAATGaatcgggcaatcctatgtgcagacctcctcacttgcacgggaacccccgtcaactcgtagtgggtatgatccacatctttcccacgatcatcctctataatcatgttatggTGTCATTTCTTAAGTGAAATGAAGTGGCGTGTGTATGCAATGGTAAGTTGATTCTTGTCTGGTGCATAATAGACCGGACTTGTTGACTACGTGACTTTTGCTGACGTAACATATGTTTTTTTTCTCTGGGTTTGTTAGAGGGGGTGACAGTGTTGATCGCTACTAGATCACGAAAAAACATCCTCATGCCCCGACCCATATTTATATCAGGCATCCTCGATGATTACATGCCTATCTATCATTGACTTGATATAGTGTGACGTTGTAACCCATTATTGTATGGCAGGCTTAGTTAGGTGTTAATCCACACTTTGGTAGTACTATATTATTGAAACATACTCCTATAGTATGATTCCTTTAATTAAAATAAATAGTGGCGACACCATCGATTTAGTATTGAATGACTATATAGTATTGCTAAAATCTAACTCCCAACTTCCAACAGACCTCTAACCCCTTAATAGTTGCTCTAAACTATCAAATGGTAATGATATGTACAAGTTGATTCAAAACTACAGTTTGCATATAAAAGATAAACGACAGCAAGCTATTCCGACTGAGATATTCTTCCCCATACACACCTTGCAAGTTCATAACGCATAGGTCCTACTGATTACATATTCTTCCTAAAAGACTAGACGAAGCCCAAGATTAACGGCCATAGAGAATTGTACTCCTTCTGTTCAAAAGAATAACGCTTATAAATTTAGTTACAAGTCAACATTCTCTAAGTTTGACCAATTTTACAGGTAAAAATATGAATATTtacaataccaaatcaatattAGTTTATTCACTATATAATCTATTTTTTTATGTTGTAGATGTTTATATTATTTCTTTTGCCTTTGGTCAAACTTAGTAAgatttgacttttgactaaatttataatcCTTATTCATCAGAATGGAGGTAGTAAGTACTAACTGATGGGGCACACGGTGAGGAGATAAATATACAACGGCCCACCAGCCCGTGTGAAATAATAAACTTCGAGAATAGCTTCAACCAGTAGATATGCAGTGGAAAACAACAACTAtggtatcagatttctgggttTATCATGGCGAGTATTCTCTCTTGATTGATCTGCTGATTGCTCTTCAACCATTCAGTTTTTTAGATCGGCGAGTGGGGAGCATTTTTTGTCCGTGGTTCCCCCAATATTGTTtgtggacgcgactgaagatgctcttatgttAGTTACAATGTGCATCTATGGTGTCATTTTTTAAGTGGAATCAAGTGGCGTGTGGATGCAATGTTaagtcagaaacatcattcttgacCAAATGCATGATAGACCGGCCTTATCTGGTATCTAACGTTTGTTGATGTACTGTCGTACGTGCTTGTATATATGATTTTCTTTTCTCTGGTTTTGTTAGGGAGCGTCAGTGGTGATCTCAACATGAGCACGAAAAACATCTACTCCTCTCATAAACCATTCTGGTATGGCAAGCTTAAATTTTACAATACAGATTGATACTACTATACTATTGCAACATATGATACCTTTGATTCAAAGAAATGGTGACCGCACCATTGATTTAGTAGACTATACTACTGCTAAAATCTCACTCCCGACTTCAATCAGACCTTCCAACCCCCTTAATAGTTGCTCTAAATTATGAAATGATAATAatagtgtacaaaagtatttccgaatGATAATGATATATACAAGTTGATTCAAAACTATAGCTTGCATATAAAAAAGAGACAAACCAAAGCAAGCTCCCATAATTCACATTCTGACCGAGATTTTCTTCCCCATACACACTTGCAAGTTAATAATGCATACACCCAACGGATTATGTGTTCCACATTTTCCTACAGGACTAGAGGGAGCCCAAGATTATCAGGCCCGGAGAATAGTAAGTAGTAACAACAAGCAAAATGATTGACTGATCCACATAGCACAAATTTGCAACAACCAAAAACACAGGAAACTTATATGGCATATCTCTGTCTCCATATATGGGGATTCTCTGATACATAAATTATCAAGTGTCCACAAGTCTCATATTGCAACTACTGGTTCACACTACAGGTTGCACGccagttgatgattatttatatttGTAATTATACAGTGTAAACATATTCATCGTGGATTGATTTTTGGATGTTTGTCACTACGGTGCCACTGTTCCATTTTGGTCTTGTGTTGCAGGAAGGTGTCCATCCTACGTGCACCTCAGAACATCGGGAGTTCTTCTCAATTTTGGTCCATGCCCCAGGCGTTTTGGCCTTATATCCTATATTAACAATCGAAATGTCATGCACTGGAGTTTATAACAAAGAAATACTCATAATATTGAATCCATGATTTGCCATTATAACTAGCAGCCCCCTTTGCATCTTTTTGAATATGAATAATGCTGGCAGCCAAATTATTCTGAATATTACTGGAAACTGGCCAGGATTAATCACAAAGTCAGCAATTCGAGATGTCTCTGCGCATTACTTTGCCGCCATATTTGTGAGTACTTCATGCAAACTTCTGGAAATGATATTTACAGGCTATAACATAACTGCAACTGTCAAGAGAGATATTTGCATGCGATTCCGCCAAAAAGAAAATAATTGGATGCTATAGGATTTTGAGTTAAAAGGAATAAATTTATGAACAAAATCACCCACCAAGTGCAATCAGGCTTACTCAGACAACTTAAGCAAATGGAGAAACTAacgagtgtctagatacatgtatATATACAGCATGCCACCACATCAGCTAAGCAGATTACTGGTTGGACTCACAATTTCAGGGAGTAACTGGGCACATACTTAAAGTGCTTTTGGTTAAACATACCAGTATCGATATTGACCTGCTGTAATACATAAACCGTACATGCATCTATGTACTAATTGCAACGGATGCCACTCTTTGGTTCCTCCAAACAAGTTATATCAATGAAAGCTTAAATTGGATCTAAGATCAGACAAAAGCATAAATCGCAACCTTGAAGTTCTGTCCTTATTAAGAACAGATAATCGTGCAACAGATACGATGCACATCATTTAAAGTGCCCAAAAGAATTTCTGTTGAGCGATTGCAGGATACCTGGTCAAATATTGCTGTAGGGATGGCAAGTGTCGCCACTGCATTAGGAGCGTCTACTATTCCAGATATTCTACCCTCACATGGACAGCATGATAGTAAAAGATAGACCTGCATATAACCCAAAGTTAAGAAGGTCAGATAATGTTACTTTCACATGACTCTTACAGGATGACAATTAATAACCCTACTGCCTACCTGCTCCTTGGAGTACCCAAATCTGGAAAGGTATTCAATGGCATTCAGAACTGCACACTTGAAGGCAACTGATGCATCAAGGAAATGCTGTTTCCCAGTCTCATCTACACTGATGCCCTCAAAGACTAACCATTCTGAAAAATGTGGCTCCACTGGACCTATCTCAAAGATAGGATTCACATGAAGTGCTGTCGGACCAACAGGAGTCAAGTATTCCTTCATCCCACCTCTTATAATCTCACACCTACACAAAATGCGACAATGAATTAGTGGAATTTTACAAGCACAATGCAAGAAGCAAATCCGCATGGTGTCAGGTTCTCTTGCATTAATGGATCTGGTTTGTTGTGACTGGTTGTTTGGGTCCACCCCTGGAACAAGAGGTCCGATAGACAACTATGAGATACCAGGCGCATTTAAAGATATATAAGTATTGAAAAGTTTAGACAAGAACAAAGTCCATTACTTTAGCTCAAGGAACCCACTCATTTCTATTGCTCCACAAAATGAGACTTCACCGTCACCTTGGGAGAAGTGCATATCACCAGTACTCAAATTTGCTCCTTCAACAAATACTGGTAGATAAACTTTGGAACCTCTGCTTAGATTCTTAATGTCACAGTTCCCCCCGTTCTCTCTTCCAGGAATAGTTCTTGCTGCTTCGTTTGCAATCTTTTGCCATTCAGCAGTCCCTTTTTCAATCTGCACGTGTTGTAAGCATTGTCAAGGATAGCTCTTTAATAATACAAATTCTAAACAGATTATCAATGAACATGTGGCGTTCCAAGCCTGCCGGTGAATCTTTTTTTTCCTGTATGGAAATTTACAATCTTCTGAAGTATGTTGAGTTGATCTAGTCAGTATATCTATGCAGTTGTGATAGTTTTGGTGGGATTTTTCCTATCTACACCCCTGCAGTATGGGACCTTACAGTATCTCACAAATCAATAATTTCTTCTGGCTCGTGGCTAGCGATAGGCGTCAGTAGAAGAGGTCATGTTGATAACGTCAGTTGTTTACTATTCCCCGCTTGTTCTTTGATTGTGTGGTAACTACGAAGTACGAACTTGGTCTGGTGTTTAATAGTGAATGACTCGTGTAGCTCGGCTGTTTTATGGAGTTTACAGAAGCTAAAGAATGATGTGTGTTTTCAGGGGTGCTGCTGGAGGAGCATACTACATGGATGAACCCGATGCAGTGATGGGATATTCTATGCAAGGATACACAATCTCAGCTGATAGAACACTGTATTTCTCTAGTGGAAAAGGGAGGTGAAGTAATGAGGATCACCTGGGGGAACGCCGAAGATGATTTGTTTATGTAGCTGTGTGATGCACACGTCGCTGTTCACTATCCGACAAAAACATTTAGCAGTAGAAAACAATATGTTATCTTTTAGTTTTTTCAGTGATGTCTGCATACACTTTTAACTTCAGTCTAGGGCAGATAAATCCCTCTGCCTGAGATCCATCACACTGTAAAACTCATGCTGGTTTCATTAATGCAAAGAAGACGGAGGATCAACCCTGTTTCTTAACACAAATATCTTAGATTTCCTAGATTAACATATGCGTGTAAAATTATTGTGCTGGAATTCTGGGCCACGTAAGAAATATAACCTAATTTATAAATGCTACAAATAATGTTTGATTTAAACCTTGGAGTTAAAGTGAAACCATTAATCAGGCAGTGGGTCATACCATTCCAAGTAAGCAGTTTTCGGAGGTTGGTAAGATAGCAAGGGGCCTCTGGTGCAGAACTTCACACAGTTTCAGAGACTCATGACTTGTCTCGGTCAATTTCCTTTCCCTTTCGTTCCATATATTAAGAAGTTCGACTGATGGTGCAGTTCCCACTATACCCGGATGAGTTAAACCCGGAAACCGAACACCTGGTATACACGAAATGGAGCTATTGAATAATCTAAAGTTGAAACGCTTCATTAAGAGCAATAGCAAGAACTCTTACCAGGAATCTGAGGGGAGTATGCATAGATTCCTTCAAAATACCAAATGGCTTTTCTTGCACTTGGGAAGTGGTCCGTTAAGAATCCACCTCCATTATCCCTTTCAAATATTCCAGTATAACCCCACTCATCACCAGGAAGCGGACCAAGGTTGCAGATCTCTACCGCAAGAAGATCACCGGGTGAAGCTGGAACCCCTTCAGAATCAACTATTCTAAAGGGGCCACTAAGATAATGAGCCTGTGGAAAATCTATATTCAGTTTGGCACCAGTATTGTTTTTAATGACAATACAACAATAAATAGAACATCAAACAAAATctcttgcataaagaaaatgtctACTTACAATTGTGAGAtccagaaacttgatatcatctgCGGAGTCATCATCTCTAACCCGTCCTCCAGTACAATCGACCATCTCAACACGGAATAATTCCCCTTCAATTACATCAGCAACAGGTGGGATATTTGGATGCCAGCGGTTATGGAGATGAACCTTTTGCTCCCAAGGCTTCTTCTTCACATCTATGGGCACTACAAGTCTTGGAGTCAGAGGAGCCATGCTTTGTTATGTTACTTCAACTTCAGAGCTTCATCCTTTTGTAAGCTCGGTGCATCTTAATATGTTACATATCAACTTCCATGGCGAGGCACACTGAAGGCAAACGAACAAAGACAGAAAAATCCAAGGAAGACAATTAGATATACATCCACTTTGAAAGCACATTAACATATGAATGGTGGTGCTTCCAAGAGTTACACGCATCTTTACCTAGCAATAATAGTGAATGCTCAGGAGTGATTAATAATTCATAACTTGGTCACCATCAAGTAAGAATATTCATGTTGGCATTTGGATGTTTGTATTGGCAGGCTTGGCATTCCATTCGGTGAAATATTAATATCCTGGGATATTCCAATTGAGATCAATGCCAATATTTCTGTTTGGGTGTTCAGATATTTGGTACATAGAATTGATATCCTAGTTGAATACCAAATCCTGTTTCGATGGTTAAAGTGATGTATTGCATTTGTATGAGAGTATGATCATGATAcatgtttgaaaatgatttcTTGTGTAAATGTTGAATATCTGAATGATTACATGACATACAATTAATAAAAAGCAAAGAAAATATTATATAAAATTGTCACATCATCTTATAACTTCAAACAAACATGGAAAATGGAATGAAAAAAATGTACCCAACTGCCATAACATTTTAGTAATCTAGACAACAATCACACATACATTATTAATAGGCCATCCAGAGCTAAGACGGCGAGATATTATTAATTGTCCAAAGCGGTACCGTACCAACTACTTGGGTTGTCTTATTCATTTGTATTATTCAGAGGCTTATTAATAGGCTATCCAGAGCTAAGACGGCGAGATATCATTAATTGTCCAAAGCGGTACCAACTACTTGGGCTGTCTTattcatttgtatttttcagagGCTTGTGTCATGCATGACTTATGCTACTGAGCGTGCAGTTAGCTTTTATGGCAATATTCAAATATAATCTGAAGGTGCATCACATCACAAATTGAAGAAGCCTCTAATATTAGGAACAGATTAATTATGTCTAATTCTGCACCAAATATACAATTTACATGTAGTCAATTAAAATTTTATTCTTCATTCCAAGAAGCAAACTCTATAACTAATAAAGCAGCAAGAACGCTCTTTTGTTTTAAAGTGATGAACAGCCTCGTGAACCTCAGGGTTAACACTTAAAAATATTACATggaaccaagcatgcaaatatatTACTTTTACAAATGAGCAACAAAAATCACATACTGCAACTACTGATTCACATTACATGTTGCACGTACATAGATGATTATTTATATTTATTATTACGAGTGTAAACATGATCATCATGGATTAACTTTTAGATATTTATCACTGTGGTGCCACTGTTCCACTTTGGTCTTGTGTTGCAGGAAGGTGCCCATCGTACGTGCATCTCAGTACATCCGGAATTCTTCTCAATTTTGGTCCATGCCCCAAGCGTTTTGGCCTTATATCCTATGTTAACAATTGAAATATCATTCACTGGAGTTTATAGCAAAAAATACTCATAATCTTGAAATTGCCTACCAATGAAGGAGATACTCTCCTGAAACATGATTTTTCATTATAACTAGGAGCCCCTTTGCATTTTCGAAAATATGAATAACGCCGAGAAAATGACTAGAAACTGGCCAAGAATAATCAGTCAGCAAATTTGAAATGTCTCTGTGCGCTACTTTTCCCCCTATTCACGAGTTCCTCGTTCAAACTTCAGgaagggatttttttttttttgagtgatCAGGAAGGGATTTTTTACAGACTATAAGTTGGTCTACCTCTAGTTTGCCCTTAACTGTAACTAtctgagagaaataattgcaagtGATTCCGCCTTAGAGGCAACAAATGGATGCTATAAGGTTTTGAGTTAAAAGAAAATAATTTTATGATGCACACCCACCAAGTTAAGTCAGGCTTACCCACACAGCTTAAGCAAATGGAGAAAGCAACGAGTATACATATACACTACATCAGCCCAGCGGATTACTGATTAGACCAACAATTTGAGGGAGTAAATGAAGCAGCACAAGATT contains:
- the LOC124665927 gene encoding formamidase-like isoform X3, producing MAPLTPRLVVPIDVKKKPWEQKVHLHNRWHPNIPPVADVIEGELFRVEMVDCTGGRVRDDDSADDIKFLDLTIAHYLSGPFRIVDSEGVPASPGDLLAVEICNLGPLPGDEWGYTGIFERDNGGGFLTDHFPSARKAIWYFEGIYAYSPQIPGVRFPGLTHPGIVGTAPSVELLNIWNERERKLTETSHESLKLCEVLHQRPLAILPTSENCLLGMIEKGTAEWQKIANEAARTIPGRENGGNCDIKNLSRGSKVYLPVFVEGANLSTGDMHFSQGDGEVSFCGAIEMSGFLELKCEIIRGGMKEYLTPVGPTALHVNPIFEIGPVEPHFSEWLVFEGISVDETGKQHFLDASVAFKCAVLNAIEYLSRFGYSKEQVYLLLSCCPCEGRISGIVDAPNAVATLAIPTAIFDQDIRPKRLGHGPKLRRTPDVLRCT
- the LOC124665927 gene encoding formamidase-like isoform X4; amino-acid sequence: MAPLTPRLVVPIDVKKKPWEQKVHLHNRWHPNIPPVADVIEGELFRVEMVDCTGGRVRDDDSADDIKFLDLTIAHYLSGPFRIVDSEGVPASPGDLLAVEICNLGPLPGDEWGYTGIFERDNGGGFLTDHFPSARKAIWYFEGIYAYSPQIPGVRFPGLTHPGIVGTAPSVELLNIWNERERKLTETSHESLKLCEVLHQRPLAILPTSENCLLGMIEKGTAEWQKIANEAARTIPGRENGGNCDIKNLSRGSKVYLPVFVEGANLSTGDMHFSQGDGEVSFCGAIEMSGFLELKCEIIRGGMKEYLTPVGPTALHVNPIFEIGPVEPHFSEWLVFEGISVDETGKQHFLDASVAFKCAVLNAIEYLSRFGYSKEQVYLLLSCCPCEGRISGIVDAPNAVATLAIPTAIFDQDIRPKRLGHGPILRRTPDVLRCT
- the LOC124665927 gene encoding formamidase-like isoform X5, producing the protein MAPLTPRLVVPIDVKKKPWEQKVHLHNRWHPNIPPVADVIEGELFRVEMVDCTGGRVRDDDSADDIKFLDLTIAHYLSGPFRIVDSEGVPASPGDLLAVEICNLGPLPGDEWGYTGIFERDNGGGFLTDHFPSARKAIWYFEGIYAYSPQIPGVRFPGLTHPGIVGTAPSVELLNIWNERERKLTETSHESLKLCEVLHQRPLAILPTSENCLLGMIEKGTAEWQKIANEAARTIPGRENGGNCDIKNLSRGSKVYLPVFVEGANLSTGDMHFSQGDGEVSFCGAIEMSGFLELKCEIIRGGMKEYLTPVGPTALHVNPIFEIGPVEPHFSEWLVFEGISVDETGKQHFLDASVAYKRAVLNAIEYLSRFGYSKEQVYLLLSCCPCEGRISGIVDAPNAVVTLAIPTSIFDQDIRPKRLGHGPILRRTPDVLRCT